The proteins below are encoded in one region of Drosophila santomea strain STO CAGO 1482 chromosome 3R, Prin_Dsan_1.1, whole genome shotgun sequence:
- the LOC120453950 gene encoding WEB family protein At4g27595, chloroplastic isoform X2 translates to MERRGRIPVAKFRTQEAKTRSRSRVREPDYNEQDPEHDMFTLLEDNIALREENKALKLEIETHKTTQEEQQAQHEKMCAALESLQQQQTNFETQIKELSSKFNKALNERNALDKLHKMKVDQIHNLTSELEHIREKQQDQAPPVAPRPVLGSVDLKRKLLKILQTGSADSADSIGAQELDSLVDVNSEGVPITSGLVERLADEFLTLKNSTNSVELQLYEANEKMAELLEQQHAMEEENEALRTENSNLTKVAKLLTENMKESVETSQKMEAALIKLKQRNDELTAKTRDLTDGQPGSRTSTSSSVLNEQVEFEQIQDQVQQQAREHNERIVEMVLTL, encoded by the exons ATGGAGCGACGTGGGCGCATTCCGGTGGCCAAGTTCCGCACCCAGGAGGCCAAGACACGCAGTCGGAGTCGCGTGAGGGAGCCGGACTACAACGAGCAGGACCCAGAGCACGATATGTTCACTTTGCTGGAGGATAACATTGCCCTTCGGGAGGAGAACAAGGCACTTAAGCTGGAGATCGAGACGC ATAAAACCacgcaggaggagcagcaggctCAGCATGAGAAGATGTGCGCTGCACTGGAAtcactgcagcagcagcagaccaACTTCGAGACCCAAATCAAGGAGCTGAGCTCCAAGTTCAACAAGGCTCTCAACGAACGAAACGCTTTAGACAAGTTGCACAAAATGAAGGTCGATCAAATTCACAA TCTCACCAGCGAGCTGGAGCATATTCGCGAGAAGCAGCAGGATCAGGCACCTCCAGTAGCTCCACGTCCGGTGCTCGGTTCCGTGGACCTCAAGCGAAAGCTCCTTAAGATCCTGCAGACGGGCAGCGCCGACAGTGCTGACAGTATTGGAGCTCAGGAGCTGGACAGTCTGGTTGATGTCAATTCGGAAGGGGTGCCCATCACCAGCGGCCTGGTGGAGCGACTGGCCGATGAGTTTTTGACTCTCAAAAATTCCACCAATTCTGTGGAGCTGCAATTGTACGAGGCCAACGAAAAGATGGCCGAGCTATTGGAGCAG CAACACGCAATGGAGGAGGAAAACGAAGCGCTGCGTACGGAAAACAGTAACTTGACCAAAGTGGCCAAGTTGCTGACCGAAAACATGAAAGAGAGCGTGGAAACTAGCCAAAA AATGGAAGCTGCTCTCATCAAGTTGAAGCAGCGCAATGATGAGCTCACTGCGAAGACTCGAGATCTGACCGATGGCCAGCCAGGATCCAGGACCAGCACGTCGTCCAGCGTGCTAAACGAGCAGGTGGAGTTCGAGCAGATCCAGGAccaggtgcagcagcaggccaGAGAGCACAACGAGCGCATTGTGGAAATG GTCTTGACGCTCTGA
- the LOC120453950 gene encoding shootin-1 isoform X1 — translation MERRGRIPVAKFRTQEAKTRSRSRVREPDYNEQDPEHDMFTLLEDNIALREENKALKLEIETHKTTQEEQQAQHEKMCAALESLQQQQTNFETQIKELSSKFNKALNERNALDKLHKMKVDQIHNLTSELEHIREKQQDQAPPVAPRPVLGSVDLKRKLLKILQTGSADSADSIGAQELDSLVDVNSEGVPITSGLVERLADEFLTLKNSTNSVELQLYEANEKMAELLEQQHAMEEENEALRTENSNLTKVAKLLTENMKESVETSQKMEAALIKLKQRNDELTAKTRDLTDGQPGSRTSTSSSVLNEQVEFEQIQDQVQQQAREHNERIVEMQNLMDAAIAKTTNDELKKLQLKLEILEEQLREAVTRADRAEEQLAHYQQSEQKSLGAAPPPPPPPPPPPPPMAGKLFPLGCLVAAGGGSLSDHIAGHSLRKNSGDKIIENVKHQVQAEAATGLDALMREFKSGGVTLRRRNRRKTGTSEALKEMFQVLEISQKQNRNSKICVDLHSSRGVDV, via the exons ATGGAGCGACGTGGGCGCATTCCGGTGGCCAAGTTCCGCACCCAGGAGGCCAAGACACGCAGTCGGAGTCGCGTGAGGGAGCCGGACTACAACGAGCAGGACCCAGAGCACGATATGTTCACTTTGCTGGAGGATAACATTGCCCTTCGGGAGGAGAACAAGGCACTTAAGCTGGAGATCGAGACGC ATAAAACCacgcaggaggagcagcaggctCAGCATGAGAAGATGTGCGCTGCACTGGAAtcactgcagcagcagcagaccaACTTCGAGACCCAAATCAAGGAGCTGAGCTCCAAGTTCAACAAGGCTCTCAACGAACGAAACGCTTTAGACAAGTTGCACAAAATGAAGGTCGATCAAATTCACAA TCTCACCAGCGAGCTGGAGCATATTCGCGAGAAGCAGCAGGATCAGGCACCTCCAGTAGCTCCACGTCCGGTGCTCGGTTCCGTGGACCTCAAGCGAAAGCTCCTTAAGATCCTGCAGACGGGCAGCGCCGACAGTGCTGACAGTATTGGAGCTCAGGAGCTGGACAGTCTGGTTGATGTCAATTCGGAAGGGGTGCCCATCACCAGCGGCCTGGTGGAGCGACTGGCCGATGAGTTTTTGACTCTCAAAAATTCCACCAATTCTGTGGAGCTGCAATTGTACGAGGCCAACGAAAAGATGGCCGAGCTATTGGAGCAG CAACACGCAATGGAGGAGGAAAACGAAGCGCTGCGTACGGAAAACAGTAACTTGACCAAAGTGGCCAAGTTGCTGACCGAAAACATGAAAGAGAGCGTGGAAACTAGCCAAAA AATGGAAGCTGCTCTCATCAAGTTGAAGCAGCGCAATGATGAGCTCACTGCGAAGACTCGAGATCTGACCGATGGCCAGCCAGGATCCAGGACCAGCACGTCGTCCAGCGTGCTAAACGAGCAGGTGGAGTTCGAGCAGATCCAGGAccaggtgcagcagcaggccaGAGAGCACAACGAGCGCATTGTGGAAATG CAAAATCTAATGGATGCGGCTATAGCCAAAACTACTAACGATGAACTAAAAAAATTACAACTTAAGTTGGAGATACTCGAGGAGCAGCTGCGCGAGGCAGTCACGCGTGCTGATCGTGCCGAGGAGCAACTGGCGCACTATCAGCAGTCTGAGCAAAAGTCGCTGGGGGCCGctccgccaccgccacctcctccaccgccaccacctcctccaaTGGCAGGAAAGCTCTTTCCTCTCGGGTGCTTGGTGGCGGCTGGCGGTGGCAGCCTGAGTGACCATATTGCCGGACATAGCTTGCGCAAGAACAGCGGCGACAAGATCATCGAAAATGTGAAGCATCAGGTACAGGCCGAGGCTGCAACAG GTCTTGACGCTCTGATGCGTGAGTTTAAGTCGGGAGGCGTGACCCTGCGAAGGCGCAATCGCCGCAAGACGGGCACCAGCGAGGCCCTCAAGGAGATGTTCCAAGTACTAGAGATAAGTCAGAAGCAGAATCGCAACTCCAAGATATGCGTGGACCTGCACTCATCCCGTGGAGTTGATGTTTAA